Genomic window (Candidatus Binatia bacterium):
GATGCCGGGGTGGATCGCGGGAAGACCGGCGCCCCAGGTGCGGAAACGGGCCGAGAGCCTGCTTCGGGACCTCGGCCTGGGCGGACGGCTGGAGCACAAGCCCTCCGAGCTTTCGGGCGGGGAGCAGCAGCGCGTGGCCGTGGCGCGAGCCTTGCATCTGCAACCGGCAGTGCTGCTTGCGGACGAGCCGACCGGCAATCTGGACCGTCCGGCCACCATGGCGCTGCTGGAGATTCTGGAGCGGTACCGGCAGGAAGAATCCCAAGCCATTGTGATCGCGACGCATAATGCGGAAGTGGCCGGTGCGGCGGGACGGGTCCTGAGCCTACAGGATGGACGACTCCAGCCGATGAAAGTGATGCCGACCCGCATCTAAACGGCGAGGGACCGTCAGGAGGGAAGAGCGGCCATGCAGTGCCAGCTGTGCGGGAAGCGACCCGCGATCGTCCATTTCACGGAAATCGTGAACAACAAGAAGTCGGAATACCACGTCTGCGAGAAGTGCGCCGAAGAGCGGGGCTACAGCGTGCCCCTCCTGAAAACAAAGTTTTCAGTCGGCGATCTCCTCGCGGGCATGGTGGACCAGACCGGCGTCGGCGAGGAGGCCAAGGTCGGGCGCGTGCAGTGTCCGCGCTGCGGCATGGTCTATTCGAGTTTCCGGGAGACGGGCCGCCTCGGCTGCTCCGAGTGCTACGTGACGTTCCGCACCCAGCTCCGGCCGCTCCTGCGCCGGATCCACGGAAGCACGAAGCACGTCGGCAAGGCGCCGCGGCGGGACGACGCGCGCACGAACCTGCGCCACGAGATCCAGCGCCTCCACGAAGAGATGCAACGCGCGATCGAGCGGGAGGAATTCGAGACCGCCGCCAGCCTCCGCGACCAGATCCGCGCCATGGAAGGGCAGGAGACGACGGAGACGACCGGGGAGGGGGCGGCGTGAAGCTGACCACGCTGGCGCGATCGCTGGGCCGCTGGCTGGACGGGACGGGGCCGTCGTCGGACATCGTCCTCTCCACGCGCGTCCGGCTCGCGCGCAACATGAAGGACGTCCCCTTCACCCACCGGGCGCGCGAAGAGCAGCTCGCGATGGTCTACTCCAGCGCGATCACCGCCGTGCGCAAGACGCCGCCGCTCGCGCACTCGTCGGCGTTCCAGATGCGCGATCTGACGCCGCTCGACCGGCAGTTCCTGGTCGAGCGCCATCTGATCTCGAACGATCTGGCCGACAACGGGAAGCTTCGCGGGCTGCTCGTGATGCCCGACGAGAGCGTGGCCGTGATGGTGAACGAAGAGGACCATCTTCGCCTGCAGGCGCTGGCGTCGGGGTTCCAGCTCCGCTCGGCCTGGGAGGCGGTCAACGCCATCGATGATGAATTGGCGCAGGACCTCGACTATGCTTTCAGCGACGAGCTCGGCTATTTGACGGCGTGCCCGACGAATGCGGGCACCGGCATGCGCGCCTCGGTGCTGATCCACCTGCCCTCGCTCGTCCTGACCAAGCAGATCGGCAAAGTGCTCCAGGGCATCACGCAGGTGGGTCTCGCCGTGCGCGGCTTCTACGGCGAGGGCTCGCAGATCATGGGGAACTTCTTCCAGATCTCGAACCAGACGACGCTGGGTCAGAGCGAGCGGGAGACGATCGACAGTCTGGAGCGGGTGACGCGACAGATCATCGACTACGAGCAGCGGGCGCGGGACGAGCTGGTCAAGGACGCCCGCGTGCAGATCGAAGACAAGATCTGGAGGGCCTACGGGACCCTGCGGCACAGCCGCGTGATCTCGTCCCAGGAAGTGATCAACCTCTCCTCGGCGGTGCGCTTCGGCGTGGCGCTGAACATGGAGGGGCTGACCGACGTGCCGACATTGAACGAAATGTTGATCCGCACCCAGCCGGCGCACCTGCAGCTCTTCACGGGGCGCGAGATGGAGCAGCGCGAACGGAACGTGGTCCGCGCCGACTACGTCCGCCACCTCCTCGAAGGCGGCGGGGACGATGCGGTGCGCTCGAATTAGGGCGAGGCGGGAGGCTCGCAGCTGATGCATGACAAGTTCACGGAACGCGTGCGCAAGGTGATGTACCTCGCCCGCGAGGAGGCGGCCCGGCTCCAGCACGACTACATCGGGACCGAGCACCTTCTCCTGGGCGTCATCCGCGAAGGAGAGGGAATCGCCGCCACGGTGCTGAACAATCTGGGCCTCGACCTGGACGCCATCCGCCAGGCGGTCGAGAGCATGGTCGCCTCCACCGGAGGCACGCTCACGATCGGCGAGATCCCGTTCACGCCGCGGGCGAAGCGGGTGCTCGAGCTGTCGGTGGACGAAGCGCGCCAGCTCGGCCACAACTACGTCGGCACCGAGCATCTCCTCCTGGGGCTGATCCGGGAAGGGGAGGGCGTCGCCGCGCGCGTCCTGCTCGAGCTGGGCGTGGACCGGAAGAAGGTGCGCGAGGAGACCCTGAAGCTCCTGGGCGGCACGCCGTCGGCGTCGCAGCCGGAGCGCGAGGGGAAGGTCGAGACGCCGGCGCTGAACCAGTTCGGCCGCGACCTGACCGCCCTGGCCCGGGAGAACAAGCTCGACCCCATCATCGGGCGCGAGTCCGAGATCGAGCGCGTCATCCAGGTGCTCTCCCGCCGGAAGAAGAACAACCCGATCCTGATCGGGGAGCCCGGCGTGGGGAAGACCGCCATCGCCGAGGGGCTGGCCGAGCGGATCGTCGAGAACCGGGTCCCGGAGACCCTCAAGGACAAGCGGATCGTTACGTTGGACCTCGCGGCGGTGGTCGCGGGTACCAAGTATCGCGGCCAGTTCGAAGAGCGCCTCAAGGCGGTCATGAACGAGATCCGGGAATCCAAGGACACCATCATCTTCATCGACGAGCTCCATACCATCGTCGGGGCGGGCGGCGCCGAGGGCGCCATCGACGCCTCGAACATGCTGAAGCCGGCGCTGGCGCGCGGCGAGCTCCAGTGCATCGGGGCCACCACGCTCGACGAGTTCCGGAAGTACATCGAGAAGGACGGGGCCCTGGAGCGGCGCTTCCAGCCGATCATGGTCGACCCCCCCTCGGTGGACGAGACGATCCAGATCATCATGGGGCTGCGCGACAAGTACGAGGCGCACCACGGCTCCAAGTACACGGACGACGCCATCGTCGCGGCGGTGAAGCTGGCCGACCGCTACATCAACGACCGCTTCCTCCCGGACAAGGCCATCGACGTGATCGACGAGGCGGGCGCCTGCGCGCGCCTCTCGATGTCGGCCATTCCCTCCGAGGTGCGCGAGCTGGAGAAGCAGGTCGAGGAAGTGGCCAAGGAGAAGGAAGCCTCGATCCAGCAGCAGGAGTTCGAGAAGGCGGCCCGCTTCCGCGACAAGGAGAAGGAGCTCCGCGCGAAGCTCCGCGAGCACAAGAAGAACTGGAACGAGATCAAGCACGAGACCGAGGTCAAGGTGGACGCCGACCTCATCGCGCAGGTCATCTCGCGCATGACCGGCATCCCGATCTCGCGCATCGAGGAAAAGGAATCGGAGAAGCTCCTCCGCATGGAGGAGGAGATCCGGAAGTCGATCGTCGGGCAGGACGAGGCCGTCGCGGCCGTCTCCCGCGCCATCCGGCGGAACCGGGCCGGGCTCAGGGATCCGCGGCGTCCCATCGGCTCCTTCATCTTCCTCGGCCCGACCGGCGTGGGGAAGACCGAGCTGGCGCGCGTGCTCGCGCGGTTCCTCTTCGACGACCCGGACGCGCTCATCCGGATCGACATGTCGGAGTACATGGAGAAGTTCTCGGTCTCGCGGCTGATCGGCGCCCCGCCGGGGTACGTGGGCCACGAGGAGGGCGGGCAGCTGACGGAGAAGGTCCGCCGGAAGCCCTACTCGGTGGTGCTCCTCGACGAGATCGAGAAGGCCCATCCCGACGTGTTCAACATCCTGCTCCAAGTGCTGGACGACGGGCAGCTCACCGACAGCCTGCGGCGCCGCGTCGATTTCAAGAACACGGTGCTGATCATGACGTCGAACCTCGGAGCCCGGCAGATCAAGGGGCAGCGCGCGCTGGGCTTCGGCGAGCGTACCGAGGACTCGACCTACGACAACATGAAGCGGACGATCCTCGAGGAGCTGAAGCGCAACTTCAATCCGGAGTTCCTGAACCGGATCGACGAGGCGATCGTCTTCCACCCGCTGTCGCGCCCGCAGATGGAGCAGATCACCGGCATCCTGCTGCAGCAGGTGTCCGAGCGGCTGCGCCAGAGCGGCGTCAAGGTCACGTTCGAGCCCTCGGTCGTCGACCTCCTCATCGAGAAGGGGTTCGACGCCGCGCTGGGAGCCCGTCCGCTCAAGCGCGCCATCCAGAAGCTCATCGAAGACCCCCTCTCCGAGCACGTGCTGCGCGGCCAGCTGAAAGAAGGCAGCGACGTGCTCATCTCCCGTGCCGGTGACGAGCTGACCTTTGCGTCCTGATGCCTGACGCCATTCGAGCCGCGGCGCCCCGAAGGGGGGGCCGCGGTCTCGCGGCCCGCGCCGCGATCCCGTGCTTCGCGGCGCTTTTCCTGACGCTCGGACCCGGGACGCCCGGCGCGAGCGCCCAGATCGCCAACCCGCCCTCGTCCTCGCCGTTCGACACCACGTCGGCGCCCGCGACGCCGCTGCCCGAGCCTCCCGCGGCTCCGGCGCCGTCGCCCTCGGGTCCGGCGGTCGTCCACTCGGTCCGGGCCTCAGGCTTCGCCAACGTGGACTCCACCGTCATTCTCCGGACCTTCGGATTCAAGGCGGGCGATCCCTACGATCCCGCGGGCGTGCGCGCGGGCGTGCGGCGGCTCTTCGCGACCGGCCTCTTCACTGACGTGGACGTCCAGGATGCCTCCACCCCCGCGGGGGTGGATCTGAACGTGCAGGTCAAGGAGCGGCTGCGGATCCAGGGCGTGCAGTTCAGCGGCGCGAAGAAGATCGAAGAGAAGACGCTGAAGACCAAGATCACGGTGGCGACGGGGCAGCTGGTCGATCCGGGCACGCTGGAGCTCGACGCCCGGAAGATCCAGGACGCCTATGCCGACGAGGGCTACGGCCACGCGCGGGTCCACACGATCACGCGCCCCGCCGGCCCCGGCGCGGTCACGGTGATCTTCCAGGTCGAGGAGGGGGAGAAGGAGAAGGTGCGCGGCATCACCGTGCACGGCGCGAACACCCTCTCGGCCGAGGGCATCCGCAAGTCGATGAAGAGCCGGACGCCGGCCTTTCTGAAGAGCGGGACCTACAAGCCCTCCCAGATCGAAGACGACGAGACCAAGATCCGGCTGTACATGCGCAGCCGCGGATTCCGCGACGCCGACGTGGATTCGATCCGCGCGATCGAGACCCCCGACGGCAAGGGCGTCCTGCTCCACGTCTACGTGCGCGAGGGACCCCGCTACCGGTTCGGGAACGTGGCGTGGACGGGAAACAGCGCCGTGCCGCGCGCAGCGCTCGACATCGCGACGATGATCCGCCCCGGCACGCCGTACAACGAGAGCCAGGTCCAGAAGACGCTGGAGCAGGCCTACTCGCTCTACCAGGAACAGGGGTACCTCTTCCTCTCGATCGATCCCAAGTTCACCGACCGCGACTCGGTGGTGGACGTCGACTTCCAGGTGCAGGAGGGGAACCGCTCGCGCGTGGCCGACCTGCGGATCGTGGGGAACACGCGCACCAAGGAGAACGTCATCCGCCGCGAGGCCTCGGTCCGCCCGGGGGACGTCTTCCGGCGCTCGGCCCTGATCCGCACCCAGCGGGACATCTTCGGCCTGGGCTATTTCCAGGACGTCAACGTGGACTACGAGCCGACCGGCGACAGCGCGGACATCCGGCTGACCCTGAAGGTCCAGGAGAAGCAGACGGGAACGGCCAGCGCCGGAGCGGGGTACTCCAGCCAGACCGGCGTGACCGGCTTCCTGGAGCTGGGACACAACAACCTGTTCGGCAACGGCCAGAGCATCTCCGTCCGGCTCGAGCGGGGGAGCCACACCGGCAACATCGAGCTCTCCTTCACCGAGCCCTGGTTCCGGGACACCCCCCTCTCCCTGGGGGCCGACATCTTCAACACGCAGCGGGACCTCGACTTCTACGACCGGAAGGACGTGGGCGGAGGGGTCCGGCTGGGGCGGCCGCTGCCGTGGCCCGACTACACCCGGGGCGTGATCGCTTACGATCTTCGGGACGTGACGCTGTCGAACATCCGGGCCGTCAGCCCGGGCGAGCCGTCGAACCTGGCCGAGCTTCGAACGACCAAGTGGCCGCGCCGCGTGAGCAGCGTGACCCTGACCTTCACCCGCAACAGCACCGACAACCCCTTCTATCCGACGCGCGGCTCCCGGCTGAGCTGGGGAAACGAGATCGCGGGGGGCCTCTTCGGAGGGGTGGAGCACTACACGAAGGAGACCGTGGAGCTGCGGAATTTCAGCAAGCTGCAATCGCCGTTCACGTTGATGCTGCGGGGGAAAGCCGGCTTCCTGGCCGGGTCGACCGTGCCCGACTACGAACGCTTCCGGCTGGGCGGGACGACGGCGGACTACCTGCGGGGCTATCCGGACTACTACGTGGTGCCGCGCGCGAACATCACGCGCGATCCGCTGACGGGGAGGGTCCTGGACCGCTACCCGGGCGGGCGCACGATGCTGATCCTGACCAGCGAGCTGCAGTTTCCGATCGCCGATCCGCTCCATGGCCTGCTCTTCTTCGAAGCGGGGAACACCTGGAATTCGACCCGCGACCTGGATCTCGGGGATCTCCGGAAGTCGGCGGGCGTGGGCGTGCGGCTCGAAGTGCCCGCTCTGGGTCGCGTCGGATTCGACGTCGGCTACGGATTCGACCGGGAAGAAGGGGGTCAGTGGGAGACCCACTTCCAGTTAGGCAACACCTTCTGAGACAAGAGGTTGGGATATGACTCGACATCCGGTTAGGGCTGGGGTACTCTGGGTCGCCTTGTGCGCCTCCCTCCTCGCGGCCCCCGTGGTCCGCGCGGCGGATTTGAAGCTCGGCTTCATCGATTCCGACCGGATCTTCCAGCAATACGAGAAGACCAAGACGGTCCAGGAGGACTTCAACCGCGAGGTCGCGGACATCTCCAAGACCGCCCGGGAGAAGAAGACGGAGATCGACGACCTGCAGCGCAAGCTGGATCAGCAGAGCCCGATGCTGAGCGAGGCGAAGCGGGACGAGCAGAACAAGCAGCTCCAGAGCAAGATCGGCGAGTACGAAGCGTTCGTTCAAGCCAACTGGGGGCCGAACGGCAGGATCTCCAAGCTGAACGAAGAGTACCTGAAGCCGATCATCGATCGCGTTCACAACATCGTGACCGTGATCGGTACCGACGAGGGGTATTCGCTGATCCTCGACGCGGCCGACGGCAACGTCGTGTTTGGAGACAAGTCGTACGACCTGACCGACCGCGTCTTGAGCTCGCTAAGGACGGAGGATGAGAGCGGAACCCCGTACCGCGGACGCAGCAGCCAGTAGCGGGGTCGACGCCCCGGTCCTCGCGGCCGATGGCCGCCCGGACCAGGGGATTGCCTCCCATTCCGGCAGACCCTCGATCCGGGCCACGCTCGACGTGCTGGCCCAGGTGGTCGGCGGCGTCGTCATCGGCGACGGCTCGACCGAGATCACCGGCGTCGCCGGGATCCGCGAGGCCCAGGAAGGGGATCTCACCTTTCTCGCCAATCCCCGCTACGAGCCCTATCTGGGGCAGACGCGCGCTTCCGCCGTCATCGTGGCCGAGGATCATCGCGACCTCGGCAAGCCGCTCATCCAGAACGCCCATCCCTATCTCGCCTTCCTGAAGGCGGTCCGCTTCTTCCAGGGGGAGGAGGCCCGCCCCGAGCCGGGCATCCATCCCTCCGCCGTCCTCGCGGCCGACGCCTGCGTCGACGCCACCGCCTCGATCGGTCCCCACGTCGTGATCGAATCGGGCGCGCGCGTCGGCCCGCTGGCCTGGGTCGGACCCGGCTGCTACATCGGCGCCGGCGCTTCGATCGGCTCCGAGACGCGGCTCCATCCCAACGTGACCCTCCTCGAGGAATGCGTGCTGGGCGCGCGCGTGATCGTCCACTCCGGCGCCGTCATCGGCAGCGACGGCTTCGGCTTCGTGCGCGACGGCGACATCTATCGGAAGCTTCCCCAGGTCGGGAACGTGGTCGTCGAGGACGACGTGGAGCTGGGCGCCTGCGTCACGATCGACCGCGCCACCATGGGCACGACCCGGATCGGACAGGGGAGCAAGATCGACAACCTGGTTCAGATCGCGCACAACGTGCAGATCGGCCGGAACTGCATCATCGTGGCCCAGGTCGGCATCTCGGGAAGCACTTCCATCGGCGAGAACGTGGTGCTGGCGGGGCAGGTCGGCATCGTGGGCCACATCGAGATCGGCGCCGGCGCGCAGGTGGGCGCCAAGTCGGGCGTCTCCAAGTCGGTGAAGCCGGGGGAGCGGATCTTCGGCTACCCGGCGCTTCCGGTGGGGCAGGCGAAGCGGATCGAAGCCTCCCTCCGGCACCTACCCGAGCTGATCCAGACCGTCCGCGCGCTCAGGCGCCGGATCGAGGAGCTCGAGGGGCAGAAGCCTTCCTCGTGAGCGCGCCCAACCAGCGGACCCTCGGCCGCACCGTCGCCTACGACGGCGTCGGCCTGCACACCGGCGCCGCCTGCCACGTCGAGTTCCGTCCCGCGCCACCGGGCACGGGAATCCGCTTCGTCCGCCTCGACCTGCCGGGCGCTCCCGAGATTCCCGTCGCGCCCCGCTACGCGCGCGCCGACACCGACCAGATGCGCCGCACCATCTTGAAGAACGATGGCGCGGAGGTGCACACGGTCGAGCACATCCTCGCCGCGATCGCCGGTCTCGAGATCGACAACATGGTGATCGCGCTCGACGCGCAGGAGCCGCCGGAGCCGCAGGACGGCAGCGCGCGGCCCTACGTGGCCCTCTTCCAGGGCGCGGGCATCGTCGAACAGCCGGCGGCGCGCCAGTACTTCCGCGTCACCGAGCCGGTCCAGTACGAGGAGGGGGGCGTGATCCTGGTCGCCCTCCCCCACGAGGGGCTCCGCGTCACGTTCACCATCGAGTACGAGAACGCCTACCGCGGCACGCAGTACGCCACGTACGACATCACCCCCGACACCTTCGTGCGCGAGATCGCGCCCGCCCGGACGTTCGTGCTGGAGCGCGACGTGGAACACCTCCGGTCGCGCGGCATGATCCAGGGGGGGACGCTTCAGAACGCGGTCGTGGTGCAGCCGGACGGCATCCTGAACCGGGAGCCGCTCCGCTTCGAGGACGAGTTCGTCCGCCACAAGATCCTCGATTTCCTCGGGGACCTCTTCCTCCTGGGACGCCCCGCGCGGGGCCACTTCCTCTCCGTGAAGTCGGGACACGCCACCAACGTGCGCTTCGTGCAGCGCCTGATCCAGGACCAGGAGCCGGGTAGCCTGATCCGCGGCATCGTCGGCAACGGCAACCACGGCCCGATCCAGCTCGACATCATGGCGATCCAGAAGATCATGCCGCATCGCTACCCGCTGCTCCTGATCGACCGGATCCTGAGCCTCGAGGAGGACCGGGTGGTGGGCATCAAGAACGTGACGATCAACGAGCCGTTCTTCGCCGGGCACTTCCCGGGGCACCCGATCATGCCCGCGGTGCTCATCATCGAGGCGATGGCGCAGTGCGGTGGCGTGCTCCTCCTGAACACGGTGGATCGCCCCAAGGACAAGCTGGTCTACTTCATGGGAATCAACAACGCGAAATTCCGGAAGCCGGTGCGGCCGGGCGATCAGCTGCGATTCGAGCTGACCCTGCTCCGCCTGAAGCAGCGCATCTGCAAGATGGAGGGAAAGGCCTACGTCCATGGAGACCTCGTCGCGGAAGCAGAGCTCCTTTCCAGCATTGTCGAGCGCAATCCCTGAAGCCGACCGGCTGACCGGCACGTGGGCCCGCGTGGCGGGCGCCGTCGTGCCGCTGCCGGAAGCGACGGATCGAAGCCGGCCCTCGATCCACCCGACGGCCCTCGTGGCCCGCGGGGCGGAGCTCGGGCCGGGCGTGGTGGTCGGGCCGTTCGCCTACATCGGGCCGCGCGTGGAGCTCGGGGCCGGAACGCGCGTCGGGCTGCACGCGATCATCGAGGGATGCACGACCATCGGACCCGGCTGCCAGATCCACCACGGGGCGGTGATCGGGAACATCCCGCAAGACTTGAAATTTCGGGGCGCTCCGACCCACGTGAAGATCGGGAAGGAAACCACGATCCGCGAGTACGCGACGATCAACGCCGCGACCGGAGAAGGGGAGTCCACGGTCGTCGGCGACAGCGTGCTCCTGATGGCCTACGCCCACGTCGCGCACAACTGCAAC
Coding sequences:
- a CDS encoding ABC transporter ATP-binding protein, producing MNEPGEGEAPLLEAEGLAKTYDEGIAPVVVLRDVSLRVMPGEMVAVVGASGSGKSTLLHLLGGLDRPTAGTVRVAGVAMSSLDEEGRSKLRGRSVGFVFQFHQLLPEFTALENAMMPGWIAGRPAPQVRKRAESLLRDLGLGGRLEHKPSELSGGEQQRVAVARALHLQPAVLLADEPTGNLDRPATMALLEILERYRQEESQAIVIATHNAEVAGAAGRVLSLQDGRLQPMKVMPTRI
- a CDS encoding UvrB/UvrC motif-containing protein, with translation MQCQLCGKRPAIVHFTEIVNNKKSEYHVCEKCAEERGYSVPLLKTKFSVGDLLAGMVDQTGVGEEAKVGRVQCPRCGMVYSSFRETGRLGCSECYVTFRTQLRPLLRRIHGSTKHVGKAPRRDDARTNLRHEIQRLHEEMQRAIEREEFETAASLRDQIRAMEGQETTETTGEGAA
- a CDS encoding protein arginine kinase; translation: MKLTTLARSLGRWLDGTGPSSDIVLSTRVRLARNMKDVPFTHRAREEQLAMVYSSAITAVRKTPPLAHSSAFQMRDLTPLDRQFLVERHLISNDLADNGKLRGLLVMPDESVAVMVNEEDHLRLQALASGFQLRSAWEAVNAIDDELAQDLDYAFSDELGYLTACPTNAGTGMRASVLIHLPSLVLTKQIGKVLQGITQVGLAVRGFYGEGSQIMGNFFQISNQTTLGQSERETIDSLERVTRQIIDYEQRARDELVKDARVQIEDKIWRAYGTLRHSRVISSQEVINLSSAVRFGVALNMEGLTDVPTLNEMLIRTQPAHLQLFTGREMEQRERNVVRADYVRHLLEGGGDDAVRSN
- a CDS encoding ATP-dependent Clp protease ATP-binding subunit — encoded protein: MHDKFTERVRKVMYLAREEAARLQHDYIGTEHLLLGVIREGEGIAATVLNNLGLDLDAIRQAVESMVASTGGTLTIGEIPFTPRAKRVLELSVDEARQLGHNYVGTEHLLLGLIREGEGVAARVLLELGVDRKKVREETLKLLGGTPSASQPEREGKVETPALNQFGRDLTALARENKLDPIIGRESEIERVIQVLSRRKKNNPILIGEPGVGKTAIAEGLAERIVENRVPETLKDKRIVTLDLAAVVAGTKYRGQFEERLKAVMNEIRESKDTIIFIDELHTIVGAGGAEGAIDASNMLKPALARGELQCIGATTLDEFRKYIEKDGALERRFQPIMVDPPSVDETIQIIMGLRDKYEAHHGSKYTDDAIVAAVKLADRYINDRFLPDKAIDVIDEAGACARLSMSAIPSEVRELEKQVEEVAKEKEASIQQQEFEKAARFRDKEKELRAKLREHKKNWNEIKHETEVKVDADLIAQVISRMTGIPISRIEEKESEKLLRMEEEIRKSIVGQDEAVAAVSRAIRRNRAGLRDPRRPIGSFIFLGPTGVGKTELARVLARFLFDDPDALIRIDMSEYMEKFSVSRLIGAPPGYVGHEEGGQLTEKVRRKPYSVVLLDEIEKAHPDVFNILLQVLDDGQLTDSLRRRVDFKNTVLIMTSNLGARQIKGQRALGFGERTEDSTYDNMKRTILEELKRNFNPEFLNRIDEAIVFHPLSRPQMEQITGILLQQVSERLRQSGVKVTFEPSVVDLLIEKGFDAALGARPLKRAIQKLIEDPLSEHVLRGQLKEGSDVLISRAGDELTFAS
- the bamA gene encoding outer membrane protein assembly factor BamA gives rise to the protein MPDAIRAAAPRRGGRGLAARAAIPCFAALFLTLGPGTPGASAQIANPPSSSPFDTTSAPATPLPEPPAAPAPSPSGPAVVHSVRASGFANVDSTVILRTFGFKAGDPYDPAGVRAGVRRLFATGLFTDVDVQDASTPAGVDLNVQVKERLRIQGVQFSGAKKIEEKTLKTKITVATGQLVDPGTLELDARKIQDAYADEGYGHARVHTITRPAGPGAVTVIFQVEEGEKEKVRGITVHGANTLSAEGIRKSMKSRTPAFLKSGTYKPSQIEDDETKIRLYMRSRGFRDADVDSIRAIETPDGKGVLLHVYVREGPRYRFGNVAWTGNSAVPRAALDIATMIRPGTPYNESQVQKTLEQAYSLYQEQGYLFLSIDPKFTDRDSVVDVDFQVQEGNRSRVADLRIVGNTRTKENVIRREASVRPGDVFRRSALIRTQRDIFGLGYFQDVNVDYEPTGDSADIRLTLKVQEKQTGTASAGAGYSSQTGVTGFLELGHNNLFGNGQSISVRLERGSHTGNIELSFTEPWFRDTPLSLGADIFNTQRDLDFYDRKDVGGGVRLGRPLPWPDYTRGVIAYDLRDVTLSNIRAVSPGEPSNLAELRTTKWPRRVSSVTLTFTRNSTDNPFYPTRGSRLSWGNEIAGGLFGGVEHYTKETVELRNFSKLQSPFTLMLRGKAGFLAGSTVPDYERFRLGGTTADYLRGYPDYYVVPRANITRDPLTGRVLDRYPGGRTMLILTSELQFPIADPLHGLLFFEAGNTWNSTRDLDLGDLRKSAGVGVRLEVPALGRVGFDVGYGFDREEGGQWETHFQLGNTF
- a CDS encoding OmpH family outer membrane protein, whose amino-acid sequence is MCASLLAAPVVRAADLKLGFIDSDRIFQQYEKTKTVQEDFNREVADISKTAREKKTEIDDLQRKLDQQSPMLSEAKRDEQNKQLQSKIGEYEAFVQANWGPNGRISKLNEEYLKPIIDRVHNIVTVIGTDEGYSLILDAADGNVVFGDKSYDLTDRVLSSLRTEDESGTPYRGRSSQ
- the lpxD gene encoding UDP-3-O-(3-hydroxymyristoyl)glucosamine N-acyltransferase, coding for MLAQVVGGVVIGDGSTEITGVAGIREAQEGDLTFLANPRYEPYLGQTRASAVIVAEDHRDLGKPLIQNAHPYLAFLKAVRFFQGEEARPEPGIHPSAVLAADACVDATASIGPHVVIESGARVGPLAWVGPGCYIGAGASIGSETRLHPNVTLLEECVLGARVIVHSGAVIGSDGFGFVRDGDIYRKLPQVGNVVVEDDVELGACVTIDRATMGTTRIGQGSKIDNLVQIAHNVQIGRNCIIVAQVGISGSTSIGENVVLAGQVGIVGHIEIGAGAQVGAKSGVSKSVKPGERIFGYPALPVGQAKRIEASLRHLPELIQTVRALRRRIEELEGQKPSS
- a CDS encoding bifunctional UDP-3-O-[3-hydroxymyristoyl] N-acetylglucosamine deacetylase/3-hydroxyacyl-ACP dehydratase: MSAPNQRTLGRTVAYDGVGLHTGAACHVEFRPAPPGTGIRFVRLDLPGAPEIPVAPRYARADTDQMRRTILKNDGAEVHTVEHILAAIAGLEIDNMVIALDAQEPPEPQDGSARPYVALFQGAGIVEQPAARQYFRVTEPVQYEEGGVILVALPHEGLRVTFTIEYENAYRGTQYATYDITPDTFVREIAPARTFVLERDVEHLRSRGMIQGGTLQNAVVVQPDGILNREPLRFEDEFVRHKILDFLGDLFLLGRPARGHFLSVKSGHATNVRFVQRLIQDQEPGSLIRGIVGNGNHGPIQLDIMAIQKIMPHRYPLLLIDRILSLEEDRVVGIKNVTINEPFFAGHFPGHPIMPAVLIIEAMAQCGGVLLLNTVDRPKDKLVYFMGINNAKFRKPVRPGDQLRFELTLLRLKQRICKMEGKAYVHGDLVAEAELLSSIVERNP